Proteins from a single region of Pseudomonas quebecensis:
- a CDS encoding type II secretion system F family protein, whose amino-acid sequence MIDIDARIIRDGHLQSLHLQATDLAQARRQLQADGAQVISLKARRQLKLPSRRSRFALGLFIQELVVLLDAGLVLVEAVETLRDKAPPGINRQVMSDLLASMYEGNSLSKALQLKPQTFPSLLIATVASSEHSGQLAVALRRYHHFEAHLESVKKRVSGALMYPVVVLSVGALILLFLLFFVIPRFASVFDAVNDLPATARLMVWWGALVEARGMELLIGLVLAIVALVLLFRSAAFKRRAAELFWKIPSLGAQRTLFVLARFYRTAGMLLMGGMPVVTAVELSGALLPVERQAALRQAMIDIQSGQPLSTSLARHQLTTAVAERLLRVGEQSGELAAMCERIAQFHDEALERAIELFSKVFEPVLMLVVGGLIGLIVFMLYMPIFELAGSIQG is encoded by the coding sequence ATGATCGACATCGACGCGCGAATCATCCGCGATGGCCACTTGCAGTCCCTGCATCTGCAAGCCACCGACCTGGCCCAGGCGCGCCGGCAATTGCAGGCCGACGGCGCCCAGGTCATCTCGTTGAAAGCCCGTCGCCAACTCAAATTACCGAGCCGGCGGTCCAGGTTCGCCCTTGGCTTGTTCATCCAGGAATTGGTGGTGCTGCTCGACGCCGGCCTGGTGCTGGTGGAAGCCGTGGAAACCCTGCGCGACAAGGCACCGCCTGGCATCAACCGGCAAGTGATGAGCGACCTGCTGGCGTCGATGTATGAGGGCAACTCGTTATCCAAAGCGCTGCAGCTCAAGCCGCAGACGTTCCCGTCGCTGTTGATCGCCACCGTGGCGTCCTCCGAGCACAGCGGCCAATTGGCCGTGGCCCTGCGCCGCTACCATCATTTTGAAGCGCACTTGGAAAGCGTGAAAAAACGCGTCAGCGGCGCCCTGATGTACCCCGTGGTGGTGCTCAGCGTGGGTGCGTTGATCCTGCTGTTTCTGCTGTTCTTCGTGATCCCACGCTTCGCTTCGGTGTTCGACGCGGTCAACGACCTGCCTGCCACCGCGCGTTTGATGGTGTGGTGGGGCGCGCTGGTGGAGGCGCGCGGCATGGAGTTACTGATCGGCCTGGTGCTGGCAATCGTCGCGCTGGTGCTGCTGTTTCGCAGTGCCGCGTTCAAACGTCGCGCGGCCGAGCTGTTCTGGAAGATTCCCAGCCTGGGCGCCCAGCGCACGCTGTTTGTACTCGCGCGGTTTTATCGCACCGCCGGCATGCTGTTGATGGGCGGAATGCCGGTGGTCACAGCGGTGGAACTGTCCGGTGCCCTGCTGCCTGTGGAACGCCAGGCAGCCCTGCGCCAAGCCATGATCGATATCCAGTCCGGTCAGCCGCTGTCCACGTCATTGGCCCGTCACCAACTGACCACCGCCGTCGCCGAACGCCTGCTGCGGGTCGGTGAACAAAGCGGCGAATTGGCGGCCATGTGCGAGCGCATCGCGCAGTTTCACGATGAGGCGCTGGAGCGCGCCATCGAGCTGTTCAGCAAGGTCTTCGAGCCGGTGTTGATGCTGGTGGTGGGCGGGCTGATTGGCCTGATCGTGTTCATGTTGTACATGCCGATCTTTGAACTGGCGGGCTCCATTCAGGGGTAG
- a CDS encoding transglycosylase SLT domain-containing protein yields MRTLRLVLTLLCLTGTAQANCWQLAASRYHVDPLLLYAIAKVESGLNPDARNINTDGSQDIGLMQINSRHLPALAAFGITERHLLQQPCTSVMVGAWILAGFIREKGYGWQAVGAYNAGAKPEREARRTRYARAVWRYYGELLQQRQQLARQTP; encoded by the coding sequence ATGCGCACGCTGCGGCTGGTCCTGACGCTCCTGTGCCTCACGGGTACAGCCCAGGCCAACTGCTGGCAACTGGCAGCCAGCCGCTACCACGTCGACCCACTGCTGCTGTATGCCATTGCCAAGGTCGAGTCCGGCCTCAACCCTGACGCGCGCAATATCAACACCGACGGCAGCCAGGATATCGGCCTGATGCAAATCAACAGCCGCCATTTGCCCGCGCTGGCCGCGTTCGGCATCACCGAACGGCACCTGCTCCAGCAACCCTGCACCAGCGTGATGGTCGGCGCATGGATTCTCGCCGGTTTCATCCGCGAAAAAGGTTATGGCTGGCAGGCCGTGGGCGCTTACAACGCAGGCGCCAAGCCGGAGCGTGAAGCGCGGCGCACACGCTACGCTCGCGCCGTGTGGCGTTATTACGGCGAGCTGCTGCAGCAGCGCCAGCAACTGGCCAGGCAAACGCCATGA
- the gspG gene encoding type II secretion system major pseudopilin GspG: protein MRARTLIAPPQGGFTLLELLVVLLIIALLAGYVGPKMFDRLELAKVQTAQGQMKSLADALNQYRLDNGNYPDETLGLNALTTRPTNSGNWQGPYLKTLPPDPWGNAYLYKNPGTPPNDAEIISLGRDGKAGGVNTYADIVYGL, encoded by the coding sequence ATGCGCGCACGCACGCTTATCGCCCCGCCTCAGGGCGGCTTTACGTTACTTGAACTGCTGGTCGTCCTGCTGATCATCGCCCTGCTCGCCGGCTACGTCGGCCCGAAGATGTTCGACCGCCTTGAACTCGCCAAGGTGCAAACCGCCCAGGGCCAGATGAAGTCCCTCGCCGATGCCTTGAACCAGTACCGTCTGGACAATGGCAACTACCCCGACGAAACCCTCGGCCTGAATGCGTTGACCACGCGGCCCACCAATTCGGGCAATTGGCAGGGGCCGTATTTGAAAACGTTACCCCCAGACCCTTGGGGCAACGCTTATCTCTACAAGAACCCCGGCACCCCGCCCAACGATGCGGAAATCATCTCGCTGGGCCGCGACGGTAAGGCCGGCGGTGTGAACACCTACGCCGACATTGTGTACGGTCTGTGA
- a CDS encoding lytic polysaccharide monooxygenase translates to MNNLQSYARDLFKWVLAAVLLAPAAGWGHGAVETPPSRALNCYVTGGHWGSANGSSIKDEGCREAFTKTFNSTNDWAIAADQWHEVAKIPEINHPTLDQIKAIIPDGHICAANDPKKASLDYPTPLWTKYKENVVPGQSLAIRLVGTILHVPSTFYAFITRPGFNSATDVLKWSDLIALGGPERLEKAYTNWNPPALLPGLAGFYVINRTIPSNASGNGLVVGIWVRDDPNGEFFISCSDVRFQSGGVPDPLTNIGPYIGPDMQSLKVGDSVHFRIFGVDAKGTELVDITQKIRTDNLAPAKWGLEIANQVPPAIAKIGVKANGTVTFNSANPQANATYATNPHYKQVMSIITGGGETPDERPPTANFQGPTEAKEGETVTFDGRSSVGHNGPLTYIWSTNASDHASPPPNHQSTFSFKVGPYVDPVPGAPQPNYIIKLGVYDAQNRKNGQKETTFVIKKAGHNDGFPQWLSEVAYTYNSGSQVSNHGVKYRCKQGSAGAWCGQIENEPGKPGSTFWQRAWDVVP, encoded by the coding sequence ATGAATAATTTACAGAGCTACGCGAGAGACTTATTCAAGTGGGTCCTGGCAGCGGTGTTATTGGCACCCGCAGCAGGATGGGGGCATGGGGCTGTCGAAACGCCTCCATCCCGTGCTTTGAACTGTTACGTAACGGGAGGACACTGGGGCTCTGCTAATGGCTCATCTATTAAAGATGAAGGCTGTCGAGAGGCTTTTACAAAAACATTCAATTCCACCAATGACTGGGCAATTGCCGCCGATCAATGGCACGAGGTTGCGAAGATTCCGGAGATCAACCATCCGACGTTGGATCAGATCAAGGCCATTATTCCGGACGGCCACATATGCGCAGCAAATGATCCGAAAAAAGCCAGCTTGGATTACCCCACTCCGTTATGGACAAAGTACAAGGAAAATGTAGTGCCAGGTCAATCACTGGCTATACGCCTTGTTGGCACAATTCTTCATGTGCCCAGCACGTTTTATGCGTTTATAACCAGGCCTGGTTTTAACAGCGCGACTGACGTATTGAAATGGAGTGATTTAATCGCCTTGGGGGGACCCGAAAGACTCGAAAAGGCGTACACCAATTGGAACCCACCCGCCTTGCTCCCCGGGCTTGCAGGTTTTTATGTGATCAATCGGACTATCCCCAGCAACGCATCGGGTAATGGATTGGTGGTAGGAATATGGGTCAGGGATGATCCAAATGGCGAGTTCTTCATTTCTTGTTCAGATGTAAGGTTCCAAAGTGGCGGTGTTCCGGACCCGCTGACAAATATCGGCCCTTACATCGGTCCCGATATGCAATCGCTCAAAGTCGGCGACTCCGTCCACTTCCGGATCTTTGGGGTCGATGCCAAAGGAACGGAATTGGTGGATATCACCCAGAAAATCCGAACCGATAATTTGGCACCGGCCAAATGGGGACTGGAAATAGCCAACCAGGTCCCCCCTGCCATTGCCAAAATCGGCGTAAAAGCCAATGGTACGGTTACGTTCAACTCTGCTAACCCGCAGGCCAATGCAACCTATGCCACTAACCCGCATTACAAACAGGTGATGTCGATCATTACCGGCGGCGGTGAAACCCCTGATGAACGCCCTCCTACTGCCAACTTCCAAGGCCCAACCGAAGCCAAAGAAGGTGAAACCGTCACATTCGACGGCAGAAGCTCAGTCGGACACAACGGTCCTCTTACGTATATATGGTCCACAAACGCTTCGGACCATGCTTCGCCCCCACCCAACCACCAGAGCACCTTTTCCTTCAAGGTGGGCCCGTATGTCGATCCCGTTCCGGGCGCTCCGCAGCCTAACTACATCATTAAATTAGGCGTTTATGACGCGCAAAATCGGAAAAACGGCCAGAAGGAAACGACCTTCGTGATCAAAAAGGCTGGGCACAATGACGGTTTCCCTCAGTGGCTATCGGAAGTTGCCTACACCTACAACAGCGGCTCACAAGTCTCCAACCATGGAGTGAAGTATCGGTGCAAACAGGGATCAGCAGGCGCATGGTGCGGGCAGATTGAAAATGAACCCGGCAAACCCGGCTCCACTTTCTGGCAGCGCGCATGGGATGTTGTTCCTTGA
- a CDS encoding type II secretion system protein: protein MPTGKQHQQGSVFMGMLVTVAVVAVMLMEVGTLWSSVLQRERELELLARGNEIRRAIGLYYAAGNTFPKSLEDLVLDRRQPTIKRYLRRVYTDPLTGTTDWGVVAGPGETIMGVFSQAEGTPFKQGNFSVINQRFTGQGSYQGWVFLYGSVQSNPATRTAPMGDQLTQ from the coding sequence ATGCCGACTGGTAAACAGCACCAGCAAGGCTCGGTGTTCATGGGCATGTTGGTGACCGTGGCCGTAGTGGCCGTGATGCTGATGGAAGTGGGCACGCTGTGGTCCAGCGTGCTGCAGCGCGAACGCGAGCTGGAACTGCTGGCGCGCGGCAATGAAATCCGACGGGCCATCGGCTTGTACTATGCGGCCGGCAACACCTTTCCCAAATCACTTGAAGATCTGGTCCTCGACCGCCGCCAACCGACCATCAAGCGCTATCTGCGCCGGGTCTACACCGACCCGCTGACCGGCACCACCGATTGGGGCGTGGTCGCGGGTCCGGGCGAAACCATCATGGGCGTATTCAGCCAGGCCGAAGGCACACCGTTCAAACAAGGCAACTTTTCTGTCATTAACCAACGTTTTACAGGGCAAGGCAGTTATCAAGGGTGGGTGTTTCTGTATGGCTCTGTACAGAGTAACCCTGCAACCCGCACCGCTCCCATGGGAGATCAGCTGACTCAATGA